The genomic DNA AATACAGGTGGTTCATTATTTTGACTCCTTGGCTTTCTCTACCCGCTCAACAAACAATTCTTCTAAGCGGTTGGCTTTGTTGCGCATCGACAGTACTTCAATATTGGCTGCGGTCAACTGGGTAAATAACTCATTAATGTTGTTCGATTTAGCCACGTCGACTTCTAATGTGTGGTCATCCGTTAAACGGCAAGTCATGTTGGTTAACTGCGGCGCTACGTCGAGATGCTTTCGTAAATCGAAAATAAAAGTTTCAACATCAAGCTTACTCAGCAATGCCTTCATGGTCGTACACTCAACCAGTAAACCATTATCGATAATACCTATGGTTCGGCAGAGCATTTCGGCTTCTTCAAGGTAGTGAGTGGTTAAAATAATGGTCACGCCTTGTTGATTGATTAGCTTTAAAAAGTCCCACATTGAGCGACGTAATTCAATGTCTACCCCCGCAGTGGGTTCATCTAAAATCAACAATTTAGGTTCATGCATTAACGCACGGGCAATCATTAAACGGCGTTTCATTCCACCGGATAGCTCACGTGCTTGCGCGTGGCGTTTATGCCATAAATCCAATTGGCTTAGGTACTTTTCAGCACGCACTAAGGCAACCTCTTTTGGCACCCCATAGTAACCCGCTTGGTTAACGACTATTTGTTGCACGGTTTCGAACTGATTAAAGTTGAATTCTTGCGGTACTAAACCAATACATAACTTGGCATGTTCGAGTTGCTTATCTATATCAAAACCAAATACCGACACCGAGCCCGCTGTTTTTTGTACTAACGAACTGATGATGCCAATGGTGGTAGATTTACCTGCACCATTGGGGCCAAGCAGAGCAAAAAAGTCGCCTTGCTTTACCGTCAAACTGATTGATTTAACGGCTTCGACACCGCCTTTATAGATTTTTTTAAGGTTATCAATTACTAAAGCATTGGCGTTATCGGCCATGTTGAAATCCTCTACTCGATGAAAACAAAAAATCCCGCCTGTGCGGGAGTCTGGCAAAGAATACCGTATTAATCTAACGGTACCACTTTTGCGATATAAGGCAGGTTGCGATATTGCTCTGCGTAGTCGATACCGTATCCCACAATAAATTCGTCAGGGATGGTAATGCCAATAAAATCGACTAGCACGTCAACTTCGCGACGTTCAGGTTTATCGATTAAGGTACATAATGCTAAGCTTTTAGGCTCACGTAATAACAACATTTCGCGCACTTTATTTAACGTGTTACCGGAGTCGATTAAGTCTTCAACAATCAATACATCACGACCGGCGATGTCTGACTGCACATCTTTAAGTACTTTCACATCGCGAGAGCTGCTCATGGTATTGCCGTAACTTGATACTGCCATAAAATCGATTTCGACATGGCCTTTGATCCGGCGACACAAATCGGCCATAAACACGACTGAACCTTTTAATAAGCCAACCATTAATAAGCGTTCACTGTTGGCATAATGGGCATTAATACGTTCAGCTAACTGGTCTAGGGTTTTATTGATTTCTGCTTCAGAAATCATCATTTCAATTGTGTGCTTCATAAATCTCTCAATTGTCGATGTCGTCATGTAGCTGAGTATGTCCGTATCCCCAGCGACTCGTTAAGTCGTGGTCAATACCCAAATGGTCAAGTATTCGGGAAACCATGAAGTTTACCAGATCTTGTACTGATTTGGGATTATGATAAAAGCCTGGCGCCGCTGGCATGATGGTCGCACCGTTACGCGTTAGGCTTAACATATGCTCTAAGTGTATGGCACTAAACGGAGTTTCTCGTGGCACTAATATCAATTGGCCGCGCTCTTTTAATACTACGTCTGCTGCTCTTTCGAGCAAATGATTACTCATTCCGGTCGCCACGGCCGCTAATGTGCCGGTTGAACACGGGCAAATTACCATTTGTTTCGGTGCAGCGCTACCCGATGCTGGCGGCGAAAACCATTCATCCTTGCCTAATACCACTAACTCGCCTTTGGGTGGTTCATCAGGGTTTGCTAACTGTTGTAATAACTGCGCTTTGGCTTTGTCAGGATTGGCGCTGAGTTGCAAACCGTGTTCGGTGGCGAGCACCACACGCGCCGCACTGGATATCATTAAAAAGACTTGGTAATCGGCCGCTAGCAAACATTCCAGCAGCTTAATGCCATAAGGTGCGCCAGACGCTCCGGTCCAGGCGAGGCTGATTGCTTTGGCTTTTTTGGCGTAGGCCATGTTGTCCCCTCTGTTGGTGATAGCGGTTACGCTAACGCCTTAATAATTTTTTGGTGGATACCGTTAAAGCCCCCATTACTCATGATCACCACGGTATCGCCATCGCTTGCGGTATTAGCTACCGAGGCAATAATGTCTTCAATGTTGTGACACACAGTTACCGGGATGGGCGCATTGGCCATACTGGCGTTTATGTCCCAATCAATATTGTCTGCTTGATATAAATAGCCCACATCGGCTAATGCCATCGAATTGGCTAAGGTGTCTTTATGTACGCCGCTTTTCATGGTGTTTGAGCGCGGCTCTAGCACCACAATAATTTTACCATTAGCATTGTTACTGCTAGCTACTTTGGCTCGTAACCCTTGAAGTGTGGTGGCTATGGCCGTGGGATGATGAGCAAAATCGTCATACACCGACACACCATTGACTGTTGCTAATAGCTCTAAACGACGCTTTGGTGGACTAAATTGCGTTAGCGCTTCAATGGCATGATTTGGTGCTACGCCCACATGGCGTGCTGCCGCTATCGCCATAATGGCGTTTTCAATATTGTGTTGACCTATCAAAGCCCAGTTTAATATCCCCTGCGATGTGCCATTTAACAGCACCTCAAACTCATGGCCATCGTCGGCAATAGTACGCGACTGCCAAGCACTCGGTTCACCTTGGCTCGCTGAAGGCGTGACGGGATGATGGGCGACATCCGTGGCTATGGTTGCGGCTTTAGAATAAATTTCTTGTTCGCTCCAACAGCCCATATCAATCACTTGTTGTACCGCTTCAACATCGCTAGGCCAAATCACCTTGCCTTCGCCAGGTACCGTTCGAATAACATGATTGAATTGGCGCTGGATAGCCGCGAGATCGGCAAAAATGTCGGCATGATCAAATTCAAGATTATTGATCACTAGCGTACGTGGATGGTAATGAACAAACTTAGAGCGTTTGTCAAAAAAGGCGCTGTCGTATTCATCGGCTTCAACCACAAAAAATGGCGAATGACCTAAACGAGCTGATACGCCAAAGTTTTGCGGCACGCCACCAATTAGAAAACCGGGTTGATAACCGCAATATTCAAGGATCCACGCGAGCATGCTTGAAGTAGAGGTTTTACCGTGTGTACCAGATACAGCCAAAACCCAACGTTCTGGCAAAATATGTTCAGACAAAAACTGCGGTCCGGAAGTGTATTTTATGCCGCGATTTAATACGGCTTCAACACAAGGATTGCCCCGGCTCATGGCATTACCAATAACCACTAGGTCTGGTTGATTGTCGCCTTCTTTGCCTAATTGCGCCGGATCAAAGCCTTGAATTAGCTCGATACCTTGCTGTTCAAGCTGGGTGCTCATCGGCGGATAAACATTGGCATCGCTACCCGTCACTTTGTGGCCCATTGCGCGGGCAAGCAGGGCTAAACCGCCCATAAAAGTGCCACAAATCCCTAAAATGTGTACGTGCATGACTCAACTCTAATTGATCCGTAATATGACGGTTATTCTAATCTATTGCGCTGCAGAATGTCAGTTAACAATTAGCCATCTATTTGGGGCTAATACAAAATAAAAAACAATCCCATACTGAGTACTGTCGTTAGCAAGGTGTTGCGGGTCACGTAAGCCAGCACTGTCGCCACCAGCGCACAGGTTAAATAAGGATTGTGCACACTAATAGCCAGTTGGCCTTCTGGCACAAACACAATCGGCGCGAGTATGGCGGTCAGTACCGCAGGGGCTGAATAACTTAAAAACGTTAAGGTGTTTTTACCTAAGCGAATGGGCAGTTTAGGCTCAAGTAATAAATGCCTGCTGGTAAATACCACCACAGCCATTGCTAAAATAATCAGCCAAGTCATAGGTTTTCATCCTTGTTTACTGTAACTGAGCTTTCTGCGGCCGGATCAGCAGTAACTGAATGAGCTGCGGCCGATTGAGACGACCCCGAATGAGCGGTATTCGAAACGGCACTACCCGAATTACCCTCGTTAGTGAGTTTGGCATAAGTCATGCCTGCTGCCATGCCCGAGATTGCCGCAATAAGCAGCCCTGCTTGAATGGTAAATACCGCGCACACCACCGCTAAGGTAAGCGACACTAATACGCACACCAAAATAGATGGCTTGCTAACTGTTGGCACCACAATGGCGATAAAGGTGGCTGCGATGGCAAAGTCGAGCCCCAGCTCATCTAAATTGTCGATAGACTGACCTGCGACAATGCCGAGCAAAGTGGCAATATTCCACCCGATATAAAAGGTTAAGCCACCGCCTAAAGCATACCAGCGATCAAACTGATGTTGCGCTGGCGTATCACCTTTATGAGCTTGATTGGCTATAGCAAACAGTTCGTCGGTGAGCAAGAAGCCCAGGCCTAAACGCCATTTAAGCGGTAACGGGCTAATATGAGTGCGCATGGCCATGGCATACAGTAAATGCCGAGAGGTAATAAGTAAGGTGGTGATCAAAATACTGCCGATACCAATACCGGCTTTTATCATCCCAAGGGCGACCAATTGGGCACTGCCGGCGAAGATAATGGCCGACATCGCTTGGCTTTCAACAGGAGTGAGGCCAACTTCGAGCGCAAATGAACCCGCTAGAATGCCCCAAGGGACCACGGCTATTGTAAGCGGCATCACCGCTAATGCTCCTTTTAGAAAAG from Shewanella psychromarinicola includes the following:
- a CDS encoding ABC transporter ATP-binding protein, with product MADNANALVIDNLKKIYKGGVEAVKSISLTVKQGDFFALLGPNGAGKSTTIGIISSLVQKTAGSVSVFGFDIDKQLEHAKLCIGLVPQEFNFNQFETVQQIVVNQAGYYGVPKEVALVRAEKYLSQLDLWHKRHAQARELSGGMKRRLMIARALMHEPKLLILDEPTAGVDIELRRSMWDFLKLINQQGVTIILTTHYLEEAEMLCRTIGIIDNGLLVECTTMKALLSKLDVETFIFDLRKHLDVAPQLTNMTCRLTDDHTLEVDVAKSNNINELFTQLTAANIEVLSMRNKANRLEELFVERVEKAKESK
- the hpt gene encoding hypoxanthine phosphoribosyltransferase; the encoded protein is MKHTIEMMISEAEINKTLDQLAERINAHYANSERLLMVGLLKGSVVFMADLCRRIKGHVEIDFMAVSSYGNTMSSSRDVKVLKDVQSDIAGRDVLIVEDLIDSGNTLNKVREMLLLREPKSLALCTLIDKPERREVDVLVDFIGITIPDEFIVGYGIDYAEQYRNLPYIAKVVPLD
- a CDS encoding flavin prenyltransferase UbiX, with protein sequence MAYAKKAKAISLAWTGASGAPYGIKLLECLLAADYQVFLMISSAARVVLATEHGLQLSANPDKAKAQLLQQLANPDEPPKGELVVLGKDEWFSPPASGSAAPKQMVICPCSTGTLAAVATGMSNHLLERAADVVLKERGQLILVPRETPFSAIHLEHMLSLTRNGATIMPAAPGFYHNPKSVQDLVNFMVSRILDHLGIDHDLTSRWGYGHTQLHDDIDN
- the mpl gene encoding UDP-N-acetylmuramate:L-alanyl-gamma-D-glutamyl-meso-diaminopimelate ligase, translated to MHVHILGICGTFMGGLALLARAMGHKVTGSDANVYPPMSTQLEQQGIELIQGFDPAQLGKEGDNQPDLVVIGNAMSRGNPCVEAVLNRGIKYTSGPQFLSEHILPERWVLAVSGTHGKTSTSSMLAWILEYCGYQPGFLIGGVPQNFGVSARLGHSPFFVVEADEYDSAFFDKRSKFVHYHPRTLVINNLEFDHADIFADLAAIQRQFNHVIRTVPGEGKVIWPSDVEAVQQVIDMGCWSEQEIYSKAATIATDVAHHPVTPSASQGEPSAWQSRTIADDGHEFEVLLNGTSQGILNWALIGQHNIENAIMAIAAARHVGVAPNHAIEALTQFSPPKRRLELLATVNGVSVYDDFAHHPTAIATTLQGLRAKVASSNNANGKIIVVLEPRSNTMKSGVHKDTLANSMALADVGYLYQADNIDWDINASMANAPIPVTVCHNIEDIIASVANTASDGDTVVIMSNGGFNGIHQKIIKALA
- a CDS encoding AzlD domain-containing protein, encoding MTWLIILAMAVVVFTSRHLLLEPKLPIRLGKNTLTFLSYSAPAVLTAILAPIVFVPEGQLAISVHNPYLTCALVATVLAYVTRNTLLTTVLSMGLFFILY
- a CDS encoding AzlC family ABC transporter permease, which gives rise to MGTAELTSITLTKSRSFLKGALAVMPLTIAVVPWGILAGSFALEVGLTPVESQAMSAIIFAGSAQLVALGMIKAGIGIGSILITTLLITSRHLLYAMAMRTHISPLPLKWRLGLGFLLTDELFAIANQAHKGDTPAQHQFDRWYALGGGLTFYIGWNIATLLGIVAGQSIDNLDELGLDFAIAATFIAIVVPTVSKPSILVCVLVSLTLAVVCAVFTIQAGLLIAAISGMAAGMTYAKLTNEGNSGSAVSNTAHSGSSQSAAAHSVTADPAAESSVTVNKDENL